In a single window of the Mesorhizobium shangrilense genome:
- a CDS encoding helix-turn-helix domain-containing protein: MAAGKLFIGRKVREMREANSSTQTAFAERLGISTSYLNQIENNQRPVSATVLLSLAENFKMDIASISGSDSDRLLSALSEALADPVFGTYSPSLQELKLVTQNAPGIARALIAGHQAYRRNSEQLASVDDQMVRTNTPSDPTPYEEVRDFFHFIDNYVDELDLAAETLAGRLGIPENEAGAALPRYLEERHGVRTIRTARGDDPLRRYDADGRILYMNGYAPAPTRTFQTAFQVAAVEERATMDRIVSRAGFRTPEASEICRIGLQNYFAGALCLPYGTFLAAAKEVRHDLELLAARFGASLEQVAHRLSTLQRPGAKGTPVFFARVDRAGNITKRHSAAKLQFARYGGACPLWNVHEAFETPGRIIRQLAETPDGARYLSIATELSKTSGGFNALRPRYAIALGCEVSHARDFVYADGLDLVNRAAFDPIGISCRICERVDCFQRAVPPLKRQLTVDHNLRTALPYKVL; the protein is encoded by the coding sequence ATGGCCGCCGGAAAGCTCTTCATTGGTCGCAAGGTCCGCGAAATGCGGGAGGCCAACAGTTCGACGCAGACCGCCTTTGCGGAACGCCTCGGCATTTCGACCAGCTATCTCAACCAGATCGAGAACAACCAGCGGCCTGTCTCGGCCACGGTCCTGTTGTCGCTTGCCGAGAACTTCAAGATGGACATCGCCTCCATCTCGGGCAGCGACAGCGACCGGCTCCTGTCGGCCCTGAGCGAGGCGCTGGCCGATCCGGTCTTCGGCACCTATTCGCCGAGCCTGCAGGAATTGAAGCTGGTGACGCAGAACGCGCCGGGCATCGCGCGCGCCCTGATCGCCGGACACCAGGCCTACCGGCGCAACAGCGAGCAGCTGGCGAGCGTCGACGACCAAATGGTCCGCACCAACACGCCGAGCGACCCGACGCCCTACGAGGAAGTGCGCGACTTCTTTCACTTCATCGACAACTATGTCGACGAGCTTGACCTTGCGGCGGAGACGCTGGCCGGCCGCCTGGGCATTCCGGAGAATGAAGCCGGGGCTGCCCTTCCCCGCTATCTGGAGGAAAGGCACGGCGTCAGGACGATCCGCACGGCGCGCGGCGACGACCCCCTCCGTCGCTACGATGCCGACGGACGCATTCTCTACATGAACGGCTACGCGCCGGCTCCCACGCGAACCTTCCAGACGGCTTTCCAGGTGGCGGCTGTGGAGGAGAGGGCGACGATGGACAGGATCGTGAGCCGTGCCGGCTTTCGCACGCCGGAGGCGAGCGAGATCTGTCGAATCGGGCTTCAGAATTACTTCGCGGGCGCTCTCTGCCTGCCCTACGGAACGTTCCTCGCGGCGGCGAAGGAGGTGCGGCACGATCTCGAACTGCTGGCTGCCCGCTTCGGCGCAAGCCTCGAACAAGTGGCGCACCGCCTTTCCACGCTGCAGCGGCCGGGCGCCAAGGGAACGCCTGTGTTCTTCGCCCGCGTCGATCGCGCCGGAAACATCACCAAGCGCCACAGCGCGGCAAAGCTCCAGTTCGCCCGCTATGGCGGCGCCTGCCCGCTCTGGAACGTGCACGAGGCATTCGAAACGCCGGGCCGCATCATCCGCCAGCTCGCCGAGACGCCAGACGGGGCCCGCTACCTCTCGATAGCCACCGAGCTTTCCAAGACGAGCGGCGGATTCAATGCGCTGCGCCCTCGCTACGCCATTGCGCTCGGCTGCGAGGTCTCGCATGCGCGTGACTTCGTCTATGCGGACGGGCTTGATCTGGTGAACCGGGCCGCCTTCGACCCGATCGGTATCTCATGCCGCATCTGCGAGCGCGTCGACTGCTTCCAGCGTGCCGTGCCGCCGCTCAAACGGCAGTTGACCGTCGACCACAATCTGCGCACCGCCCTGCCCTACAAGGTTTTGTAG